A stretch of the Saprospiraceae bacterium genome encodes the following:
- a CDS encoding T9SS type A sorting domain-containing protein has product MLKFRTFLIYGLWVLGNQVLNAQAPVLEAPADVVVSRGFSFNFSNLLDRTDTLFGVLHDDKNNRANLATQDLVCIAYCLPNPFTKYPGLDTNFLSTAPSIACDWFSQLYDITNPDDVYTLSWGLDGYYEALESDSIKIRISDQRVDGRGPILRIFEGFDSTGLVVSDVQTIWVVDCECVYDPDFQCQTEEVKLYFEPNCTLTILPEWLLDFSALKPCNEYLNLELRDWITNQKIDRQVNLEGVQVDYRDKLREIKYTLTDPFTGNTCMGRLILLDTIAPVIHCPADTIVDCSVDTRPITLGIPLVNENCEDYILNYIDQVVRGGCMDGYDRIITRKWIATDISGNKTECQHQIKVSLLSISEIVLPPDFDGTDRNALNCDEVYNKAIDVNSHIANSPFCIDGFLLDSAHWYANPLEPNIYPNRRLPRVLGWNRIEDPLDVNFGHPNPKTIYYPTHKDWTYSDPLCWGFDEHILWEGTGFPTGIECADLNISFRDSIVEHNTPNCSSSNLSCYDVFREWTVLDWCTTEMLVYTQKISITDTKGPEILYPDTIKVFLDPLTCKGRWEVLVPWLTDNCSNEIHYVFSSSGGDISGNETTGFVLSNLSKGIYTGTIIASDCCGNITNKESVIVVEDNTPPNAVCVEKLKVTVSINQVPGKNVAKVSAHWMSKSSADPCDSTIYFKIIRLDQLQGTSNGSDDSLEVTNNYCGLVNGDDNDQLDGTQIYFDDAATFCCADVDNKVSIVLRVFDRDPGAGPVLPSDMAPGGRLHNHFSDCISYVEVVDNSMPTLVSPPDIVVSCSFPIDISKLSDPNDSTFGRIVSDLSLRNKVISYDKVCPNFCVKNDITGYPGPVNDPPPPSPPASNRACDYTNTLYDSTHPDRFYELVWGFDGYVLSACEIIPEIQVTDFRKGGQGKITRRILVYGPNGITVTGTQTIWVVDCQPFNINKNNACDTLDDIIWPGNCNGQASILENCRDDWSPANPLLGSPILINDRNCNMITVDYVDTLISNSPDACLKLIRTWTVIDWNQYEPTLALLDAKWTYQQIIHINDADVPDLLTVIATPQTADSSGFASIDLTASGVDNCTLASELQFSYLLDEFNDGSGKYPGGYEYQVGSLSLQEFNDGKLPALADNPRAFNANNPFNASGKYPVGTHKILWTVVDGCGNTFSSEKLFEIKEIVGIDNNNKVSNELTIVPNPSNGNFKIVSSQSIDLIKLISSTGKITLDYPVTESNWISLKGIPSGVYFVKTFKQGKQLAIAKLMVME; this is encoded by the coding sequence ATGTTAAAATTTCGGACATTCCTAATTTATGGGCTTTGGGTACTGGGAAACCAAGTCTTAAATGCACAAGCACCTGTCCTGGAGGCTCCGGCTGATGTCGTTGTGAGCAGAGGATTTTCTTTTAATTTTTCCAATTTGTTGGATCGGACGGATACCTTGTTTGGTGTATTGCACGATGACAAAAACAACCGGGCTAACCTGGCAACACAGGACCTGGTTTGCATTGCGTATTGCCTTCCTAACCCTTTTACAAAATATCCGGGGCTGGATACCAATTTTCTTTCAACTGCTCCTTCAATTGCCTGCGATTGGTTTAGCCAATTGTACGACATTACCAATCCCGATGATGTCTATACACTCAGCTGGGGATTGGATGGCTATTATGAAGCTTTGGAATCTGATTCAATAAAGATTCGGATTAGCGATCAACGGGTAGATGGGAGAGGACCCATACTTCGGATATTTGAAGGTTTTGATTCAACAGGCCTGGTGGTATCTGATGTACAGACCATTTGGGTTGTAGATTGTGAATGTGTTTACGATCCCGATTTTCAATGCCAGACAGAGGAAGTCAAGCTGTATTTTGAACCGAATTGTACCTTGACCATTTTGCCGGAATGGCTCTTGGATTTTAGCGCGCTCAAACCTTGTAATGAATATTTGAATCTGGAATTGCGCGATTGGATTACCAATCAAAAAATTGATCGTCAGGTTAACCTGGAAGGAGTGCAGGTAGATTACAGAGACAAACTCCGAGAAATCAAATACACTTTAACAGATCCATTTACCGGAAATACTTGTATGGGTAGATTAATCTTGTTGGACACGATTGCACCAGTAATTCATTGTCCTGCTGATACCATCGTGGATTGTTCGGTTGACACCCGCCCAATCACTTTGGGGATACCTTTAGTTAATGAAAATTGCGAAGACTATATACTCAATTACATCGATCAGGTGGTGCGCGGAGGTTGTATGGACGGTTATGACCGGATTATTACCAGAAAGTGGATAGCGACTGATATTTCAGGGAATAAAACAGAATGCCAGCATCAAATTAAAGTGAGCTTGCTTTCGATCTCTGAAATTGTGTTACCTCCGGATTTTGATGGAACCGATCGGAATGCATTAAACTGCGATGAGGTTTATAATAAAGCTATTGACGTCAACAGTCACATAGCCAATTCTCCATTTTGCATAGATGGTTTTTTATTGGATTCTGCACATTGGTATGCCAATCCGCTCGAACCAAACATTTATCCAAACAGAAGATTGCCTCGGGTATTGGGATGGAATCGCATCGAAGATCCTTTGGATGTAAATTTCGGACATCCAAATCCTAAAACTATTTACTATCCGACGCATAAAGATTGGACCTATTCAGATCCTTTGTGTTGGGGTTTTGATGAACATATTCTTTGGGAAGGGACCGGATTTCCAACAGGCATTGAATGCGCCGATCTAAATATTTCATTCAGGGATTCGATCGTAGAGCATAATACCCCCAATTGCAGCTCTTCCAATTTGAGTTGTTATGATGTTTTTCGGGAATGGACGGTATTGGACTGGTGTACTACAGAAATGTTGGTGTACACGCAAAAAATAAGCATTACAGACACTAAGGGACCTGAAATATTGTATCCGGATACTATAAAAGTCTTCCTGGATCCATTAACGTGTAAAGGACGATGGGAAGTTTTGGTTCCCTGGTTAACAGACAATTGTTCTAATGAAATTCATTATGTATTCAGTAGCAGTGGAGGTGATATTTCAGGAAATGAAACCACCGGTTTTGTCCTCAGCAATCTTTCAAAAGGAATTTATACAGGAACCATAATTGCCAGTGATTGCTGTGGAAATATTACTAACAAAGAAAGTGTGATTGTGGTAGAAGACAATACGCCACCAAATGCAGTTTGTGTAGAAAAATTAAAAGTAACCGTTTCAATAAATCAAGTACCGGGAAAAAATGTTGCTAAGGTATCCGCACATTGGATGAGTAAATCAAGTGCAGATCCATGTGACTCGACCATTTATTTTAAAATCATTCGATTGGATCAATTGCAAGGAACGAGCAATGGATCTGATGATAGTTTGGAAGTTACAAATAATTATTGCGGTTTAGTCAATGGAGATGATAATGATCAATTGGATGGTACTCAAATTTATTTTGATGACGCTGCAACGTTTTGTTGTGCGGATGTAGATAATAAAGTGTCTATAGTTTTACGTGTTTTTGATCGCGATCCTGGTGCCGGACCGGTATTGCCTTCCGATATGGCACCCGGAGGAAGATTGCACAACCATTTTAGCGATTGCATTTCTTATGTTGAAGTTGTAGACAACAGTATGCCTACCTTGGTTTCTCCTCCGGATATCGTTGTGAGTTGCAGTTTTCCAATTGATATTTCCAAATTATCAGATCCAAATGATTCGACATTTGGCAGAATCGTTTCGGATTTATCCTTGCGAAATAAAGTAATAAGTTATGATAAAGTATGCCCTAATTTCTGTGTAAAAAATGACATTACTGGCTATCCTGGGCCTGTAAACGATCCACCGCCACCAAGTCCACCCGCATCAAACAGAGCATGTGATTACACTAATACATTGTATGACTCAACTCACCCGGATCGTTTTTACGAATTGGTTTGGGGATTTGATGGCTATGTCTTGAGTGCTTGTGAAATCATTCCTGAAATTCAGGTAACAGATTTTCGCAAAGGCGGACAAGGAAAAATCACCCGACGCATTTTAGTGTATGGTCCGAATGGAATTACGGTAACCGGCACACAAACTATTTGGGTGGTAGATTGTCAACCATTTAATATCAATAAAAACAATGCCTGCGATACCCTCGATGATATTATCTGGCCGGGCAATTGTAACGGACAAGCAAGCATCCTGGAAAATTGTCGGGATGATTGGAGTCCTGCAAATCCTTTACTTGGAAGTCCGATTTTAATCAATGACCGAAACTGTAATATGATTACAGTGGATTATGTAGATACTTTGATTTCCAACAGTCCGGATGCCTGTTTAAAATTGATCCGCACGTGGACGGTTATTGACTGGAATCAGTATGAACCGACTTTGGCCTTACTCGATGCGAAATGGACTTATCAACAAATCATTCATATCAACGACGCTGACGTACCCGATTTACTAACTGTAATAGCAACACCCCAAACAGCAGACAGCAGCGGTTTTGCTTCAATAGATTTAACAGCCTCTGGTGTCGATAATTGTACTTTAGCTTCTGAGCTTCAGTTTAGCTATCTATTAGATGAATTCAATGATGGAAGTGGAAAATATCCAGGTGGTTATGAGTATCAGGTAGGTTCACTCAGTTTGCAAGAGTTTAACGATGGAAAACTTCCTGCGTTGGCTGACAATCCACGCGCTTTCAATGCCAATAATCCATTCAATGCAAGTGGAAAATATCCGGTAGGAACACATAAAATTCTTTGGACAGTCGTTGATGGATGTGGAAATACATTCAGTTCAGAAAAATTATTTGAGATCAAAGAAATTGTCGGTATTGATAACAATAACAAAGTATCCAATGAATTAACCATCGTACCAAATCCATCAAACGGAAACTTTAAAATTGTATCCAGTCAATCCATCGATTTAATAAAATTGATTTCAAGTACGGGTAAAATAACATTAGACTATCCTGTAACAGAAAGCAATTGGATCAGTTTAAAGGGAATTCCATCCGGTGTATATTTTGTTAAGACATTCAAACAAGGAAAACAACTTGCCATTGCCAAACTCATGGTAATGGAGTAG
- a CDS encoding CotH kinase family protein — protein sequence MNPKIAVFFCLLSISLNAQVVKLDSSNLPICIIDTRGKVIANEPKILAHMKIIDNGPGKINKVKDTKYNYNNFIAIEIRGNSSQFYPQKQYGIELRDSLTGSDLDAGLMGMPAEEDWVLYAPYNDISMLRNVLTYNLWNAMGHWGPRTRFCELLINNEYVGIYILTESIKRGPDRVAIAKLNPEDTIGLELTGGYIMKIDKNSNGADLGFVSKVKSTTNLDINWLHHYPDSNDIKPKQRKYIQNFIDTVELLIASPGFSDPVKGYKKYISVNSFIDYFLITEFSRNIDAYKASSFFYKEKLEADGSKGMLKAGPVWDYNFAFGNASFCSGAQTTGWMYDGCVPATIPTPILWRRLLGDTNYANAVKCRYLELRKTLLDTGNLFQYLNRYAFDTLDVAQKRHFTKWKILGTNPGGFNAYIASSYLDEMNRLKNWIRNRLNWMDANLPGRCIPAPVIVKLELPLDPECFQGVRPVMQKAQPFNIAPFNYQGTEKLTTIPPNIIRWVLIELRDAKDSTKIIDRRAALLRMDSVLVDTNLNVGVLFPKAIDKQQYFVMVRYDSMAFLLSKEPVAVPNDNDYNLNRSHRLNGILNSSPLIYTTNWMGFDTLKVCQGESLYLSDSNFVKLGYSFEEQIVSADGINLSITKPHEILFNTDSAGVYQVSMFLNCKEHSIIKSRFVVVVFENPTARIMGPSAFCLGDTITLQSELFNSYQWSTGETSQSIRVSKAGHFQLMVSDANGCSATAEKEIIQHPEIKGKIIAVPASAPTKCKLYFQPDDLLANYSYLWSTGEQTDTIETNELNIHLTIMDTNQCKTTITFICNPVANEDESVEPLQVSPNPNKGSFKIYSPNSIDKLTIFSVNGIRIYALNTNVQTEPIHQININNLAPGIYLGRAVIDNKNISFRIVVE from the coding sequence ATGAATCCCAAAATTGCAGTATTCTTTTGCTTATTAAGCATTTCTTTGAATGCACAAGTAGTAAAGCTGGACTCATCCAATTTGCCGATCTGTATCATTGATACCCGTGGAAAAGTCATTGCCAACGAGCCAAAAATTCTGGCGCATATGAAGATCATTGACAATGGCCCCGGGAAAATCAATAAAGTCAAGGATACCAAATACAACTACAATAATTTTATCGCGATCGAAATTCGCGGGAACAGTTCGCAGTTTTATCCGCAGAAACAATATGGCATCGAATTACGGGATAGTTTGACAGGATCAGATCTGGATGCCGGATTGATGGGCATGCCGGCTGAGGAAGATTGGGTTTTGTATGCTCCTTACAATGACATCAGCATGCTGCGCAATGTGCTCACCTATAATTTATGGAATGCAATGGGACATTGGGGTCCGCGCACCCGTTTTTGCGAATTGCTCATCAACAATGAATATGTAGGAATCTATATTTTAACCGAATCGATTAAACGGGGACCTGATCGGGTAGCCATTGCAAAACTTAATCCGGAAGATACCATTGGACTGGAACTCACCGGAGGTTATATTATGAAGATTGACAAGAATAGCAATGGAGCAGATCTGGGTTTTGTTTCTAAAGTTAAATCAACCACCAATTTGGATATTAACTGGTTGCATCATTATCCTGATTCCAATGACATTAAACCCAAGCAGCGAAAGTACATTCAGAATTTTATTGATACGGTGGAGTTGTTAATTGCATCACCCGGATTTTCAGATCCGGTAAAAGGATACAAGAAATACATCAGCGTCAATTCATTCATAGATTATTTTCTGATCACTGAGTTTTCAAGAAATATCGACGCCTATAAAGCAAGCAGTTTTTTTTACAAGGAAAAACTGGAAGCAGATGGAAGTAAAGGCATGTTGAAAGCCGGACCTGTTTGGGATTACAATTTTGCATTTGGAAATGCAAGTTTTTGTTCGGGGGCGCAAACTACCGGTTGGATGTACGATGGATGTGTTCCGGCTACCATACCAACACCCATTTTATGGAGGAGATTGTTGGGAGATACCAATTATGCCAATGCGGTCAAATGCCGTTATCTTGAATTGAGAAAAACCCTGTTGGATACCGGAAATTTATTCCAATATTTAAATCGCTATGCATTCGATACCCTTGATGTGGCGCAAAAAAGACATTTCACCAAATGGAAAATTCTGGGCACCAATCCAGGTGGGTTCAATGCCTACATTGCCAGTTCGTATTTAGATGAAATGAATCGTTTAAAAAACTGGATACGCAATCGACTCAATTGGATGGATGCTAATTTACCGGGACGATGCATTCCGGCTCCGGTGATTGTAAAGCTTGAATTGCCATTAGATCCGGAATGTTTTCAGGGAGTCAGACCAGTGATGCAAAAAGCGCAACCATTTAATATCGCTCCGTTCAATTACCAGGGAACTGAAAAATTAACCACGATTCCACCAAATATTATCCGATGGGTATTGATTGAATTGAGAGACGCGAAAGATTCAACAAAAATTATTGATCGAAGGGCCGCTTTGCTTCGCATGGACAGTGTTTTGGTTGATACCAATTTGAATGTAGGCGTTCTGTTTCCAAAAGCCATAGACAAACAGCAATACTTTGTGATGGTTCGATACGATTCAATGGCCTTTCTATTGAGTAAAGAGCCTGTTGCAGTTCCCAATGACAATGATTACAATCTCAACCGAAGCCACCGGTTGAATGGAATTTTGAATTCCAGTCCACTGATATATACTACCAATTGGATGGGTTTTGACACTTTAAAAGTATGTCAAGGCGAATCTTTATATTTAAGTGACAGCAACTTTGTTAAGTTGGGTTATTCATTTGAAGAGCAAATTGTATCAGCTGATGGCATCAATTTGAGCATTACAAAGCCACATGAAATTTTATTTAATACGGATAGTGCTGGAGTTTATCAAGTAAGTATGTTTTTAAATTGCAAGGAGCATTCGATAATCAAGAGCCGTTTTGTAGTTGTTGTATTTGAAAATCCTACAGCTCGGATCATGGGGCCCTCTGCTTTTTGTTTAGGAGATACAATCACACTGCAATCAGAATTATTTAATTCCTATCAATGGAGTACGGGAGAAACTTCACAATCCATTCGCGTCAGCAAAGCAGGCCATTTTCAGTTGATGGTAAGCGATGCAAATGGATGTAGTGCAACAGCAGAAAAGGAAATTATACAGCATCCGGAAATCAAAGGTAAAATCATTGCAGTACCAGCTTCGGCACCAACTAAATGTAAGTTGTATTTTCAGCCAGATGATTTGCTTGCAAACTACAGTTATTTATGGAGCACAGGCGAACAAACAGATACCATTGAAACCAATGAACTAAACATTCATTTGACCATAATGGATACCAATCAATGCAAAACTACGATAACATTTATATGTAATCCTGTTGCAAACGAAGACGAGTCAGTTGAACCCTTGCAGGTAAGTCCAAATCCAAACAAAGGATCATTCAAAATTTACAGTCCGAATTCAATTGACAAGCTCACAATATTTTCAGTAAATGGAATTCGAATCTATGCTTTAAATACCAATGTACAAACTGAACCCATTCATCAAATCAATATTAATAATCTAGCTCCCGGCATTTATTTAGGACGCGCAGTAATAGATAATAAAAACATCAGTTTTAGAATTGTGGTGGAGTAG
- a CDS encoding type II toxin-antitoxin system HicB family antitoxin, which yields MKQLTAIIERNEDAFFAYLKDLDGCVAGGSSYEEVKSNLEEMISILIEEDTAVKKQLSKGYKIKFEVDLESIFDLIPEVNISQLAKTGKLNPGLLRQYVSGTKRASESQAAKVMTAIREVSKKLNSIVLTTD from the coding sequence ATGAAACAATTAACTGCAATTATAGAACGAAACGAAGATGCATTTTTTGCATACTTGAAAGATTTGGATGGCTGTGTAGCCGGAGGTTCTAGCTATGAAGAAGTCAAATCCAATCTAGAAGAAATGATCAGTATTCTTATTGAAGAAGATACTGCTGTAAAAAAACAACTCAGTAAGGGATATAAAATCAAATTCGAGGTTGATCTGGAATCCATTTTTGATTTAATTCCCGAAGTAAATATTAGCCAACTGGCGAAAACAGGCAAATTGAATCCAGGTCTTTTAAGACAATACGTATCTGGAACTAAGAGAGCTTCTGAAAGCCAAGCTGCCAAAGTGATGACGGCGATCCGTGAAGTAAGCAAAAAATTAAATTCTATTGTGTTGACAACAGACTAA
- a CDS encoding nuclear transport factor 2 family protein, which produces MIKYISIILALGFASCKTSKLDQQSEQQSIIKVLDRWHQAAGSADFKAYFDVLTEDAIFMGTDATEHWDKLHFMEFSKPYFDRGKAWNFKSLQRHIYFDPSGRIAWFDELLDTQMKICRGSGVMQKQGNAWKIKQYVLSMTVPNEKVDEVVRVKDTIETKIILKLVEDRK; this is translated from the coding sequence ATGATCAAGTATATCTCCATTATACTCGCCCTCGGCTTTGCCAGCTGCAAGACAAGCAAACTCGATCAACAATCAGAACAGCAAAGCATTATTAAGGTATTGGATCGATGGCACCAGGCAGCGGGCTCAGCGGATTTCAAAGCCTATTTTGATGTGCTAACCGAAGATGCTATTTTTATGGGAACCGATGCAACAGAGCACTGGGACAAGCTGCATTTTATGGAATTTTCCAAACCCTATTTCGACAGAGGCAAAGCCTGGAATTTTAAATCCTTGCAACGACACATTTACTTTGATCCATCCGGACGCATCGCCTGGTTTGATGAATTACTCGACACTCAAATGAAAATTTGCCGGGGATCTGGTGTAATGCAAAAACAAGGCAATGCCTGGAAAATCAAACAGTATGTTTTGTCTATGACCGTCCCCAATGAGAAGGTGGATGAGGTGGTGAGGGTGAAGGATACAATTGAAACAAAGATTATCTTGAAATTAGTTGAAGATCGGAAGTAA
- a CDS encoding alkaline phosphatase D family protein yields MKIAFTSCSNIIQYPNQYWWKDIESQDPDYLFLLGDNIYMDIPKRKGKLKRMNADEYENEMRIIYNKQFQEVHFASLVEKMILKKGLYAIWDDHDFLWNDALGEGKVTALDREKMARSRSLFHQYFKNCSTNGTHLYYYLDIGPAQVLFLDNRTYAQIKDTNAKLLGDAQFEYIKESLLPGKDFTIICGGLTLTESMIKKFRGPADNWLDYPLDLVKLCEILSTYKNVLFLGGDIHRNGFQEPILLKDILEILKPNWLTTEAWNKLRTPPQFISSGIAIDRPDVVRNWALLKIETSGVDITYYKFDPNSTTSTKLDAKTTDDANEWLKENNYFIPIA; encoded by the coding sequence ATGAAAATTGCATTCACCTCCTGTTCAAACATCATACAATATCCAAATCAATATTGGTGGAAGGACATTGAATCACAAGACCCGGACTATTTGTTTCTCTTGGGTGATAATATTTACATGGACATTCCAAAGAGGAAAGGAAAGTTAAAGAGAATGAATGCAGATGAATATGAAAATGAAATGCGGATCATATATAACAAACAATTTCAAGAGGTTCATTTTGCTAGTTTGGTTGAGAAGATGATTTTAAAAAAGGGTCTTTATGCCATTTGGGATGACCATGATTTTTTATGGAATGATGCTTTGGGGGAAGGAAAAGTGACTGCATTGGATCGGGAAAAAATGGCAAGATCCCGAAGTTTATTTCATCAGTATTTCAAGAATTGTTCCACAAATGGAACACATCTGTATTATTATCTTGATATTGGCCCGGCGCAAGTATTGTTTTTGGATAATCGAACCTATGCGCAAATCAAAGATACAAATGCTAAGTTGTTGGGAGATGCACAATTTGAATATATTAAAGAATCTTTGTTGCCAGGTAAAGATTTTACAATCATCTGTGGCGGATTGACCTTAACCGAAAGCATGATTAAAAAGTTCCGTGGCCCTGCGGATAACTGGCTTGACTATCCCTTAGACCTTGTAAAATTATGCGAAATACTTTCTACCTATAAGAATGTTTTGTTTTTAGGAGGAGATATCCATAGGAATGGATTTCAAGAACCAATTTTATTAAAAGATATTTTGGAAATCCTTAAGCCAAATTGGCTGACAACAGAAGCGTGGAATAAATTGCGTACCCCCCCTCAGTTTATTTCATCAGGTATTGCAATTGATCGGCCAGATGTGGTTAGAAATTGGGCTTTATTGAAAATAGAGACAAGTGGTGTTGACATTACATACTACAAATTTGACCCAAACAGTACTACCTCCACAAAATTAGATGCAAAAACGACAGATGATGCCAATGAATGGCTCAAGGAGAATAATTATTTTATCCCTATAGCATAA
- a CDS encoding alkaline phosphatase D family protein, whose product MKIAFTSCINITQYPNQPWWKDIEEQDPDYLFLLGDNIYMDYPLLKEPFKYELKLMSAINYQSKMENHYENQFKESSFKSLFDKLNQENRLFGIWDDHDFLWNNSRGLTLLASKDSLKYEIKEKIDISRRLFHQYFKNCSSNLPELYYLIDTPLARVIFLDARSYSEKAGVNSLLLGNTQFEYLEKSLNHDRKYTIICSGQTLTEKRERDQIVSKENWSGYPMELVKLCRMIKDMSNVIFLSGDIHKNKFVAPVTLSDIKRIVKPGNVSDKEFKTLKTPIQFISSGFALSMKGVLKNWAMLNIDDEGLSINYFKKHSKDKLKTTLDIDTTNQASKWLQENKF is encoded by the coding sequence ATGAAAATTGCATTCACTTCTTGTATTAATATCACCCAGTATCCAAATCAACCTTGGTGGAAGGATATTGAGGAACAAGATCCAGATTATTTGTTTTTATTGGGCGATAATATTTATATGGATTATCCATTGCTAAAAGAGCCATTTAAATATGAATTGAAATTAATGAGTGCAATTAATTATCAATCGAAAATGGAAAATCATTATGAAAACCAATTCAAGGAAAGTAGTTTTAAAAGCCTTTTCGATAAATTAAATCAGGAGAATCGTTTATTTGGAATTTGGGATGACCATGATTTTTTGTGGAATAATTCAAGAGGACTAACTTTATTGGCTAGCAAGGATTCATTAAAGTATGAAATAAAAGAGAAGATAGATATTTCTAGACGCCTTTTTCATCAGTATTTTAAAAATTGTTCTTCAAATTTACCAGAATTATATTATTTAATTGATACCCCTTTGGCTAGAGTTATTTTTCTTGATGCAAGAAGTTATAGTGAAAAAGCGGGGGTAAATAGTTTGTTACTTGGTAATACTCAATTTGAGTATTTAGAAAAGTCGTTAAATCATGATAGGAAATATACTATTATTTGTTCTGGTCAAACACTAACTGAAAAACGGGAAAGAGATCAAATTGTATCTAAAGAAAATTGGTCTGGATATCCAATGGAACTGGTTAAATTATGTAGGATGATAAAGGATATGTCCAATGTTATTTTTTTAAGTGGAGATATTCATAAAAATAAATTTGTTGCTCCTGTTACACTTAGTGATATTAAGAGGATTGTCAAACCGGGTAATGTTTCTGATAAGGAATTTAAAACTTTGAAGACACCAATACAATTTATCTCTTCAGGATTTGCGCTTAGCATGAAAGGAGTATTAAAAAATTGGGCAATGTTGAATATTGATGATGAAGGACTCTCCATTAACTATTTCAAAAAACATTCCAAGGACAAACTCAAAACTACACTAGATATAGATACCACAAATCAAGCATCTAAATGGCTGCAAGAAAATAAATTTTAA